The Aquipuribacter hungaricus genome segment CGGTCGTCCTTCTCGTGCCCGCGGAACGTGCGGGTGGGGGCGAACTCGCCCAGCTTGTGGCCGACCATCGACTCGGTGACGAACACCGGGACGTGCTTGCGGCCGTCGTGCACGGCGATGGTGTGCCCGAGCATGTCCGGCACGATCATCGAGCGGCGCGACCAGGTCTTGATGACGTTCTTGGTCCCGGCCTCGTTCTGTGCGTCCACCTTCTTGGTCAGGTGGTCGTCGACGAACGGGCCCTTCTTCAGGCTGCGTGGCATCGTCGCTCCTCTCAGCGCTTCTTGCCGGCGGTGCGGCGACGGACGATCTGGGCATCGCTGGACTTGCCGGGGCGACGGGTGCGGCCCTCGGGCTTGCCCCACGGGGTGACCGGGTGGCGACCACCGGAGGTCTTGCCCTCACCACCACCGTGCGGGTGGTCGACCGGGTTCATGACGACACCGCGGACGGTCGGGCGCTTGCCCTTCCAGCGCATGCGGCCGGCCTTGCCCCAGTTGATGTTCGACTGCTCGGCGTTGCCGACCTCGCCGATCGTGGCCCGGCAGCGGACGTCGACGTTGCGGATCTCCCCCGACGGCATGCGCAGCTGCGCGTTCGTGCCCTCGCGGGCGACGAGACGGACGCTGGTGCCGGCGGACCGGGCGATCTTGGCGCCGCCACCGGGACGGAGCTCGATGGCGTGCACGACCGTGCCGACCGGGATGTTGCGCAGCGGGAGGTTGTTCCCGGGCTTGATGTCGGCGCCGGGACCGTTCTCGATGACGTCACCCTGCGACAGCTTGTTGGGGGCGATGATGTAGCGCTTCTCGCCGTCCACGTAGTGCAGCAGCGCGATGCGCGCGGTGCGGTTGGGGTCGTACTCGATGTGCGCGACCTTGGCGTTCACGCCGTCCTTGTCGTGACGGCGGAAGTCGATGAGGCGGTAGGCGCGCTTGTGGCCGCCACCCTGGTGACGGGTGGTGATGCGGCCAGCGTTGTTGCGGCCGCCCTTCTTCGTCAGGGGGCGCACCAGCGACTTCTCGGGGGTGTCGCGCGTGACCTCGACGAAGTCGGCGACCGAGGAGCCGCGGCGACCGGGGGTCGTCGGCTTGTACTTGCGGATGGCCATGTCAGTCAGTCCTCGAGATCACGCGGCCGGACCGAAGATGTCGATCGTGCCCTCGCGGAGGGTGACGATCGCACGCTTCGTGTCCTTGCGCTTGCCGGTGCCGTACCGCGTGCGACGAGTCTTGCCCACACGGTTGATGATGTTGACGCCCTTGGGGGCGACCTTGACGCCGAAGACCTTCTCGACCGCGATCTTGATCTCGGTCTTCGAGGCGCGCGGGTCGACGAGGAAGGTGTACTTCCCGTCCTCCTGCAGGCCGTAGGACTTCTCGCTGACGACCGGCGCGACGAGGATGTCGCGCGGGTCCTTGCCGACGTGGGCGAAGTCGTGCTCGCTCATGCCGTGGCCTCCTCGTCGGTCGTGGTGGCGGGGGTCCCGGCGGTGCCGGTGCCGAGGCGGTGCTCGACGAACTCCTGCAGGGCGGGGCCCACGAAGACGACGTCGTCACTGACCAGCACGTCGTAGGTGTTGAGCTGGTCGACGGCCAGGACGTGCAGGCCCGAGAGGTTCCGGACGCTCTTCCAGGACACGTCGTCCTCGCGGCTCACGAGCACGAGCAGGTTCGCCCGGGTGCTGACGTGGCCGAGCGCGGTGCGGGCCGAGGCGGCCGACGGGGTCTCCCCCGTGACGAGGGCCTCGAGCACGTGGATGCGGCCGTGGCGCGCCCGGTCGGACAGCGACCCGCGCAGGGCGGCCGCGATCATCTTCTTGGGCGTGCGCTGGCTGTAGTCGCGCGGCACGGGGCCGTGCACGACGCCGCCGCCGGTGAACTGGGGCGCACGGGTCGAGCCCTGGCGGGCGCGGCCGGTGCCCTTCTGGCGGTAGGGCTTGCGGCCACCGCCGGACACCTCGGCGCGCGTCTTGGTCTTGTGCGTGCCCTGGCGCGCCGCGGCGAGCTGGGCGACGACGACCTGGTGGATGAGCGGCACGTTGGTCTGCACGCCGAAGAGCTCGGCCGGCAGGTCGACGGTGCGCGGGCTCGAGCCGTCGGCCGCGAGGACGGGGACAGTCAGCGAGGCCGTGGTCTCCGCGGTCGAGGCGGCGGGCGCCTGCGTGGTGGTGGTCATCTCAGGCCTCCTTCTTGCTGGCGGTCTTGACGAGCACGACCGAGTTGCGGGGGCCGGGGACGGCGCCCTTGACGAGCAGGTAGCCGCGCTCGACGTCGACCGCGTGCACCTGCAGGTTCTGGGTGGTCTGGCGGTCGTGGCCCATCCGCCCCGCCATGCGCATGCCCTTGAAGACACGGCCGGGGGTGGAGGCGCCACCGATGGAGCCGGGCTTGCGGTGGTTGCGGTGGGAACCGTGGGAGGCGCTGACGCCCTTGAAGCCGTGACGCTTCATGACGCCGGCGGTGCCCTTGCCCTTGGTGGTCCCGACGACGTCGACGAACTGGCCCTCGGTGAAGGTGTCGAGCCCGACCTCCTGGCCGAGGTCGTAGGCACCGGTGGTGCGGACCTCGACGAGGTGGCGGCGCGGCGGGGTGCCCGCGCGCTCGAACACCCCGGACATGGGCTTGTTCACCTTGCGGGGGTCGATGCGGCCGTAACCCAGCTGCACCGCGGCGTAGCCGTCCTTGTCCGCGGTCTTCACGTCGGTGACGACGTTGCCGGCGACCTCGACGACCGTGACGGGGACGAGCACGTTGTCCGCGCCCCAGACCTGGGTCATGCCCAGCTTGCGGCCCAGCAGGGCCCGCACTTCTCTCTCAGTGGTCACGAGTCAGATCCCTCAGAGCTTGATCTCGATGTCGACGCCCGCGGGGAGGTCGAGCCGCATGAGCGAGTCCACCGTCTTGGGCGTCGGGTCCAGGATGTCGATGAGCCGCTTGTGGGTGCGCATCTCGAAGTGCTCGCGGCTGTCCTTGTACTTGTGCGGCGAGCGGATGACGCAGTAGACGTTCTTCTCCGTCGGCAGCGGCACGGGGCCGGCCACGGAGGCGCCGGTACGGATGACCGTCTCGACGATCTTGCGCGCCGAGGAGTCGATCACCTCGTGGTCGTAGGCCTTGAGCCTGATGCGGATCTTCTGTCCCGCCATGCGTCGTCCACTCTCTCTCTTCGGTACCGGTTCCCGGCCTCTCGGGGCCGCCATCCGGTGGTCGTGCTCTGGTCTGGTGGGGCCGTGGTCCTGGCCCGGAGCCCGACCCCCGCGCCCGGGCGTGTCGGCCCTGGATCGGTCTGGTCGGTGTACGTCGTGCTGCCACCCCCCGGTCCTGGGGACCGTTGGTGGGCACCGGGGTGCGCCGGGCAACCGCGACAGTCTGTCAGACGTGCGCGCCACGACCAAACCGGCCGGGTGCCCCGCCGTGCGCCCCTCCCCCGCCGGCGGCGGGGGCCCGGACGCACGACAGCGGCGCCCCGGGTGACCGGGGCGCCGCCGAAGGCGTGTCAGGCGTTGATCTTGGTGACGCGGCCTGCGCCGACGGTGCGGCCACCCTCGCGGATGGCGAAGCGCAGACCCTGCTCCATGGCGATCGGCTGGATCAGCGCGACCGTCATCGAGGTGTCGTCGCCGGGCATGACCATCTCGGTGCCCTCGGGCAGCGTGATGACGCCGGTGACGTCGGTGGTGCGGAAGTAGAACTGGGGACGGTAGTTCGAGTAGAACGGGTTGTGACGCCCGCCCTCGTCCTTGCTCAGGATGTAGACCTGGGCCTCGAAGTCCGTGTGGGGCGTGATGGAGCCGGGCTTGACGACGACCTGGCCGCGCTCGACGTCCTCGCGCTTGATGCCGCGCAGGAGCAGACCGACGTTCTCGCCCGCACGGGCCTCGTCGAGCAGCTTGCGGAACATCTCGACACCGGTGACGGTCGTGCGGGTGGAGGAGTCCTTGATGCCGACGATCTCCACCTCCTCGTTCACCTTGAGGATGCCGCGCTCGGCGCGGCCGGTCACGACGGTGCCGCGGCCGGTGATCGTGAAGACGTCCTCGATCGGCATGAGGAACGGCTGGTCGACGGCACGCTCGGGCTCGGGGATGGCGGTGTCGACCGCGTCCATGAGCTCGAGGAGCTTGTCGCCCCACTCCTTGTCGCCCTCCAGCGCCTTGAGCGCGGAGACGCGGACGACGGGCAGGTCGTCACCGGGGAACTCGTACTGGTTGAGCAGGTCGCGGACCTCGACCTCGACGAGCTCGAGGATCTCCTCGTCGTCCACCATGTCGGCCTTGTTGAGGGCGACGACGATGTAGGGGACGCCGACCTGGCGGGCCAGGAGCACGTGCTCCTTGGTCTGCGGCATGGGGCCGTCGGTGGCGGCGACGACCAGGATCGCACCGTCCATCTGAGCCGCACCGGTGATCATGTTCTTGATGTAGTCGGCGTGACCGGGGCAGTCGACGTGCGCGTAGTGGCGCGTCTCGGTCTGGTACTCGACGTGCGCGATCGAGATCGTGATGCCGCGCTCGCGCTCCTCCGGGGCCTTGTCGATCTGGTCGAACGCCGAGGCGGCGTTCAGGTCCGGGTACTTGTCGTGGAGCACCTTGGTGATGGCCGCGGTCAGCGTCGTCTTGCCATGGTCGATGTGACCGATGGTGCCGATGTTGACGTGCGGCTTGGTCCGCTCGAACTTCGCCTTAGCCACTGGGGCTCCTCCTCGGACTGTTCTCCGCCGACGGGTTCGCCCGACGGTGGTGGTAGGTGTGCCGTGCTCTGGTGGTCTCGTTCAGTCGTGCTGGGCAGACGTGCTGTCCACGGCCGGTCACAGACTAGACCGACCGCGAGGTCTCACTCGCCGCGGATCTTCTTGACGATCTCGTCGGCGACGTTGCGGGGGACCTCCGCGTAGGAGTCGAACTGCATCGTGTAGACCGCGCGGCCCTGGGTGCGGGAGCGCAGGTCGCCGACGTAGCCGAACATCTCCGACAGCGGCACCGTGGCCTTGACGCTCTTGGCGCCGGACACGTCGTCCATGGACTGCATGTGCCCGCGGCGGGAGTTGATGTCGCCGATGACGTCGCCCATGTACTCCTCGGGCGTGCGCACCTCCACGGCCATGATCGGCTCGAGCAGGACGGGGTCCGCCCGGCGGGCCGCCTCCTTGAAGCCGGCGGAGCCGGCGATCTTGAAGGCGAGCTCGGAGGAGTCGACGTCGTGGGCCGCACCGTCGGTCAGCGTCGCGCGGACACCGACCATCGGGTAGCCGGCCAGCACGCCGACCTGCATCGCGTCCTGGAAGCCGGCGTCCACGCTCGGGATGTACTCGCGGGGCACCCGGCCACCGGTCACCTTGTTGTCGAACTGGTAGGTCGCGTCCTCGTCCTCGGCGTCGACCAGCGGCTCGATGGTGAACTGGATCTTGGCGAACTGCCCGGACCCACCGGTCTGCTTCTTGTGGGTGTACGAGTACTTCTCGACCGCGCGGCGGATGGTCTCGCGGTAGGCGACCTGGGGCTTGCCGACGTTCGCCTCGACCTTGAACTCGCGCCGCATGCGGTCCACGAGGATATCGAGGTGGAGCTCGCCCATGCCCTTGATGATGGTCTGGCCGGTCTCCTCGTCCTGCTCGACCTGGAAGGTGGGGTCCTCCTCGGCCAGCTTCTGGATGGCGATGGAGAGCTTCTCCTGGTCGGACTTGGTCTTCGGCTCGATGGCCACCGAGATGACCGGCGCCGGGAACGTCATCGACTCCAGCACGACCTGGTCGGACGGGTCGCACAGGGTGTCCCCCGTGGTCGTGTCCTTGAGGCCGATCATCGCGTAGATGTGGCCCGCCTGGGCCTCGTCGACCGGGTTCTCCTTGTTGGAGTGCATCTGGAAGAGCTTGCCGATGCGCTCCTTCTTGCCCTTGGTCGAGTTGACGACGCCGGAGCCGGCCGCGACCTTGCCGGAGTAGACCCGGACGTAGGTGAGCTTGCCGAAGAACGGGTGCGTGGCGACCTTGAAGGCCAGCGCCGAGAAGGGCTCGGAGGCGTCCGGCTTGCGGATGATCTCCTTCTCCTCGTCGCGGACGTCGTGGCCGATCATCGGCGGGACGTCCAGCGGCGTGGGCAGGTAGTCGAGCACCGCGTCGAGCATGGGCTGGACGCCCTTGTTCTTGAACGCGGAGCCGCACAGCACCGGGTAGACCTCGGAGGCGATCGTCATCTTGCGGATGGCGCCCTTGATCTCCTCGGGCGTCAGCTCCTCGCCGGCGAGGTACTTCTCGAGCAGCTCGTCGTCGGCCTCGGAGATGGTCTCGATGAGGGCGGCGCGGTACTCCGCGGCCTGGTCGGCCAGGTCGGCCGGGATCTCCTCGACCTCGTAGGCCTCGCCCTTGCCGGTGTCGCCGCGCCAGGTGAGGGCGCGCATGTAGACCAGGTCCACGACGCCGAGGAAGTCGTTCTCCGCGCCGATGGGCAGCTGGATGACCAGCGGCTTGGCGCCGAGGCGGTCGACGATGGTCTTCACCGTGAAGAAGAAGTCCGCGCCGAGCTTGTCCATCTTGTTGACGAAGCAGATGCGCGGGACGTCGTACTTGTCGGCCTGGCGCCAGACGGTCTCGGACTGGGGCTCGACGCCCTCCTTGCCGTCGAACACCGCGACGGCGCCGTCGAGCACGCGCAGGCTCCGCTCGACCTCGACGGTGAAGTCGACGTGGCCGGGCGTGTCGATGATGTTGATCTGGGTGCCTTCCCAGAAGCAGGTCGTCGCGGCCGACGTGATGGTGATGCCGCGCTCCTGCTCCTGCTCCATCCAGTCCATCGTCGCGGCGCCGTCGTGCACCTCGCCGATCTTGTAGTTGATCCCGGTGTAGAACAGGATCCGCTCGGTCGTGGTGGTCTTGCCGGCGTCGATGTGCGCCATGATCCCGATGTTGCGGACCTTGGTGAGGTCGGTCAGGACGTCCTGAGCCACGGTGGGCCTTCCTCGTTGCGGGGCTGTCTGGTGGAGCTGGCCGTCATCGGCCGTGAGGGGCCGACCCAGGTAGGTCGGCCCCCGGAGGGGCCCCGCGAGAGGCGGGGCACCGTGGGAGCGGGCGGCGCCTCGTGGGCGCCGCCGGGCTCACCAGCGGTAGTGCGCGAAGGCCTTGTTCGACTCGGCCATCTTGTGCATGTCCTCGCGACGCTTGACCGAGGCACCGAGGCCGTTGCTGGCGTCGAGGATCTCGTTCATGAGGCGCTCGGTCATGGTCTTCTCGCGACGGGCGCGGGAGAAGCCGACGAGCCAGCGCAGGGCCAGCGTCGTGGAGCGCGCGGGGCGCACGTCGACCGGGACCTGGTAGGTCGAGCCGCCGACGCGGCGGGAGCGGACCTCGAGGGCGGGCTTGACGTTGTCGAGCGCGCGCTTGAGGAGGATCACCGGGTCGTTGCCGGTCTTGGCGCGGGCACCCTCGAGGGCGCCGTACACCGTTCGCTCGGCGACGGACTTCTTGCCGTCGAGGAGCACCTTGTTCACCAGCTGCGTGACCAGCGGCGAGTGGTACACCGGGTCGACGACGAGCGGACGCTTGGGAGCGGGGCCCTTACGAGGCATCAGCTCTTCTCCTTCTTCGCGCCGTAGCGCGAGCGGGCCTGCTTGCGGTTCTTGACGCCCTGGGTGTCGAGGGAGCCGCGGACGATCTTGTACCGGACGCCGGGCAGGTCCTTCACCCGGCCGCCGCGCACGAGCACCATGGAGTGCTCCTGAAGGTTGTGGCCGACACCGGGGATGTAGGCGGTGACCTCGATGCCGTTGCTCAGACGCACGCGAGCGACCTTGCGCAGGGCAGAGTTCGGCTTCTTGGGCGTGGTCGTGTAGACGCGGGTGCAGACGCCACGGCGCTGGGGAGACCCCTTGAGCGCGGGCGTGCTGTTCTTCACCGGCTTGTCCTGGCGGCCCTTGCGGACCAGCTGCTGGATCGTGGGCACCGCTGCGGTACTCCCTACTGGATTGTCTGGTGGTGTGCCTGGTCGGCGGATCGGGCTTTGACCCCCGCACCCGGGCGTGTCGCGCTCGTGCACCTCGTGCTGCCGAGGCACGCGCGATGACCCGGTCCGACCGGGCGACTCGGGAGAGGGTACCTATCCCGGGTCGCGATGGTCAAAACGCCCCGTGGTCAGGACGCCCGATGGTCAGGACGCCCCGTGATCGGGCGCCCTGGTGGTCAGGACGCCTGCGCGGGCCGGCACCCCTGTCACCAGGGGTGCCGGCCCGACGGAGGGATCAGCGGTAGCTGCCGCCGAAATCGAGGTCCTCGAGCGGCACGGCCTGCCCGCTCCCGGACCCGAACGCCGCGTAGTCGGAGTCGTCGTAGCTGGGCAGCGTGTACATGGCTGCCTTCGCCTCCTCGGTCGGCTCGACCGTCACGTCGCGGTAGCGCGCAAGACCGGTGCCGGCGGGGATCAGCTTGCCGATGATGACGTTCTCCTTGAGCCCGACCAGCGGGTCGGACTTGGCGTTCATCGCCGCGTCCGTGAGCACCCGGGTGGTCTCCTGGAACGAGGCCGCGGACAGCCACGACTCCGTCGCCAGGGAGGCCTTGGTGATGCCCATGAGCTCGGGCCGGCCGGAGGCCGGCTTGCCGCCGCTGCGCACGACCTCGCGGTTGGTCGTCTCGAAGCGCGTGCGCTCCGTCAGCTCCCCCGGCAGCAGGTTCGCGTCGCCGGAGTCGATGATCGTCACCCGCTTGAGCATCTGGCGGACGATGACCTCGATGTGCTTGTCGTGGATCGTCACGCCCTGGCTGCGGTAGACGCGCTGGACCTCGTCCACCAGGTGCTGCTGCACCTTGCGAGGCCCGAGCAGGCGGAGGACCTGCTTGGGGTCGACGACGCCCGCGGTTAGCTGCTGGCCGACGACGACGCTCTCGCCGTCCTTGACCAGGAGCTTGGAGCGCGAGCTGACGGGGACCTCGATCTCGTCGGCGCCGTCGTCCGGCACCAGCGTGACCGCAGTGACCACGTCGTTGTCGTTGCGCTCCAGCCGCACGCGGCCGGTGACCTCGGCGATGGGCGCGTTCCCCTTGGGGGTGCGCGCCTCGAAGAGCTCGACGACGCGGGGCAGACCCTGCGTGATGTCGTCGCCGGCCACACCACCGGTGTGGAAGGTGCGCATGGTCAGCTGCGTGCCGGGCTCGCCGATCGACTGGGCCGCGACGATGCCGACGGCCTCGCCGATGTCGACGAGCTTGCCGGCGGCCAGGGAGCGGCCGTAGCAGAGCGCGCAGGTGCCGACGTGGGACTCGCAGGTGAGGACCGAGCGGACCTTGACCTCGTGCACCCCCGCCGCGACGAGCCGGTCGATGACGACATCGCCGAGGTCGGTGTTCGCGGTGGCGACGACCTCGCCGTCGACCTCCACGTCCGTGGCCAGGCTGCGGGCGTAGACCGTGGACTCGACGTGCTCGTCCTTGACGAGGACGCCCTCGGCGTTCTCCGTCGCGATCGGCATGACGAGGCCGCGCTCGGTGCCGCAGTCCTCCTCGCGGACGATGACGTCCTGGCTGACGTCCACCAGACGACGGGTGAGGTACCCGGAGTCGGCGGTGCGCAGGGCGGTGTCCGCCAGGCCCTTGCGGGCACCGTGCGTGGAGATGAAGAACTCCAGCACGGACAGGCCCTCGCGGAAGTTCGCCTTGATCGGACGGACGATGATCTCGCCCTTCGGGTTGGCGACGAGGCCGCGCATGCCCGCGATCTGGCGCATCTGCATCATGTTGCCCCGGGCGCCCGAGGTGACCATGCGGTAGATGGTGTTGGTGTCGGTGAGGTTGTCCTCCATGGCCTGGGAGACCTCGTCGGTCGCCTGGGTCCAGATCTCGATCAGCTCACCACGACGCTCGTCGTCGGTGATCAGACCGCGCTCGTACTGGCTCTGGACCTTGTCGGCGCGCGCCTCGTAGGCCTCGAGGATCTCGGCCTTGTTGGACGGCGGGACGACGTCGGACAGGGCGACCGTGGTGCCCGAGCGGGTGGCCCAGTGGAACCCGGCCTCCTTGAGGGCGTCCAGGGACGCGGCGACCTGCACCTTGGGGAAGCGCTCGGCGAGGTCGTAGACGATCGAGCTGAGCTTCTTCTTGTCCACCGTGTAGTTGACGAAGGGGAAGTCCAGCGGGAGCGCCTCGTTGAACAGCGTCCGGCCGAGCGTGGTCTTCAGGCGGATGGTCTCGCCCTCGACGTAGCCCTCCGGCGCCACCCAGCCCAGCGGCGGCACGAGGTCGGGGATCTTGATCTCGACCATGGAGCCGACGTGGATCTCCTTGCGGTCCAGGGCCATGAGGGCCTCGGAGACCGAGGAGAAGGAGCGGCCCGTGCCGGGGGCGTCCTCGGGCATGTCCTTCGTCAGGTGGTACAGCCCGATGATCATGTCCTGGGTGGGCATGGTGACCGGCCGGCCGTCCGACGGCTTGAGGATGTTGTTGCTGGACAGCATGAGGATGCGGGCCTCGGCCTGCGCCTCCGCGGACAGCGGCAGGTGCACGGCCATCTGGTCGCCGTCGAAGTCGGCGTTGAACGCCGTGCAGACGAGCGGGTGGATCTGGATGGCCTTGCCCTCGACCAGCTGGGGCTCGAAGGCCTGGATGCCGAGGCGGTGCAGCGTGGGCGCACGGTTCAGCAGCACGGGGTGCTCGCTGATGACCTCCTCCAGCACGTCCCACACGACCGAGCGCGAGCGCTCGACCATCCGCTTGGCGGACTTGATGTTCTGCGCGTGGTTGAGGTCGACCAGGCGCTTCATGACGAAGGGCTTGAACAGCTCCAGCGCCATCTGCTTGGGCAGGCCGCACTGGTGCAGCTTGAGCTGTGGGCCGACGACGATGACCGAGCGGCCGGAGTAGTCGACACGCTTGCCGAGCAGGTTCTGGCGGAAGCGCCCCTGCTTGCCCTTGAGCATGTCGGACAGCGACTTGAGCGCACGGTTGCCGGGGCCCGTGACGGGCCGGCCGCGGCGGCCGTTGTCGAACAGCGCGTCGACGGCCTCCTGGAGCATGCGCTTCTCGTTGTTGACGATGATCTCGGGCGCACCGAGGTCGAGGAGCCGCTTGAGGCGGTTGTTCCGGTTGATGACCCGGCGGTAGAGGTCGTTGAGGTCGGAGGTCGCGAAGCGGCCACCGTCCAGCTGGACCATCGGGCGCAGGTCCGGCGGGATCACCGGGACGCAGTCCAGCACCATGCCCATGGGCGAGTTGGTGGTGGACAGGAACGCGCTGACGACCTTGAGCCGCTTGAGCGCACGGGTCTTCTTCTGGCCCTTGCCGGTGGCGATGGTCTCGCGCAGCGAGGCCGCCTCGGCGTCCAGGTCGAAGGTCTCCAGGCGCTTCTGCAGCGCCGCGGCACCCATCCCGCCCTCGAAGTACATGCCGAAGCGGAGCCGCATCTCGCGGTACAGCTGCTCGTCGCCCTCGAGGTCCTGGACCTTGAGGTTCTTGAAGCGGTCCCAGACGGCCTCGAGCTTGTCGAGCTCCTGGGTCGCGCGACGGCGCATCTGCGACATCTCGCGCTCGGCGCCCTCGCGCACCTTGCGGCGCACGTCGGCCTTGGCGCCCTCGGCCTCGAGCTCGGCCAGGTCCCCCTCGAGGCGCTTGGCGCGCTCGTCGATCTCGGCGTCGCGACGGCGCTCGATCTCGCCCTTCTCGTTGAGGATGCCCGTCTCCAGGCTCGACAGGTCGCGGTGGCGCGCCTCGTCGTCGACCGAGGTGATCATGTAGGCGGCGAAGTAGATGACCTTCTCGAGGTCCTTCGGCGCGAGGTCGAGCAGGTAGCCCAGACGGCTGGGGACACCCTTGAAGTACCAGATGTGGGTGAC includes the following:
- a CDS encoding DNA-directed RNA polymerase subunit beta'; the encoded protein is MLDVNFFDELRIGLATADNIRAWSHGEVKKPETINYRTLKPEKDGLFCEKIFGPTRDWECYCGKYKRVRFKGIICERCGVEVTRAKVRRERMGHIELAAPVTHIWYFKGVPSRLGYLLDLAPKDLEKVIYFAAYMITSVDDEARHRDLSSLETGILNEKGEIERRRDAEIDERAKRLEGDLAELEAEGAKADVRRKVREGAEREMSQMRRRATQELDKLEAVWDRFKNLKVQDLEGDEQLYREMRLRFGMYFEGGMGAAALQKRLETFDLDAEAASLRETIATGKGQKKTRALKRLKVVSAFLSTTNSPMGMVLDCVPVIPPDLRPMVQLDGGRFATSDLNDLYRRVINRNNRLKRLLDLGAPEIIVNNEKRMLQEAVDALFDNGRRGRPVTGPGNRALKSLSDMLKGKQGRFRQNLLGKRVDYSGRSVIVVGPQLKLHQCGLPKQMALELFKPFVMKRLVDLNHAQNIKSAKRMVERSRSVVWDVLEEVISEHPVLLNRAPTLHRLGIQAFEPQLVEGKAIQIHPLVCTAFNADFDGDQMAVHLPLSAEAQAEARILMLSSNNILKPSDGRPVTMPTQDMIIGLYHLTKDMPEDAPGTGRSFSSVSEALMALDRKEIHVGSMVEIKIPDLVPPLGWVAPEGYVEGETIRLKTTLGRTLFNEALPLDFPFVNYTVDKKKLSSIVYDLAERFPKVQVAASLDALKEAGFHWATRSGTTVALSDVVPPSNKAEILEAYEARADKVQSQYERGLITDDERRGELIEIWTQATDEVSQAMEDNLTDTNTIYRMVTSGARGNMMQMRQIAGMRGLVANPKGEIIVRPIKANFREGLSVLEFFISTHGARKGLADTALRTADSGYLTRRLVDVSQDVIVREEDCGTERGLVMPIATENAEGVLVKDEHVESTVYARSLATDVEVDGEVVATANTDLGDVVIDRLVAAGVHEVKVRSVLTCESHVGTCALCYGRSLAAGKLVDIGEAVGIVAAQSIGEPGTQLTMRTFHTGGVAGDDITQGLPRVVELFEARTPKGNAPIAEVTGRVRLERNDNDVVTAVTLVPDDGADEIEVPVSSRSKLLVKDGESVVVGQQLTAGVVDPKQVLRLLGPRKVQQHLVDEVQRVYRSQGVTIHDKHIEVIVRQMLKRVTIIDSGDANLLPGELTERTRFETTNREVVRSGGKPASGRPELMGITKASLATESWLSAASFQETTRVLTDAAMNAKSDPLVGLKENVIIGKLIPAGTGLARYRDVTVEPTEEAKAAMYTLPSYDDSDYAAFGSGSGQAVPLEDLDFGGSYR